The genomic interval gtaatctcgatgggtcttgtctccattccgtgtcaggtagtctgggcacattgtttgcatcctgattagcatctggctaatacatgtacggtccaaaataaaattccaacctcctcctcttcctccaactcttcaaaaacttggatctcctcacttgcgctcgatctatcgcttatatcgctgtctgaatcattgtttgaagggctttgtatggcagccgtatggagcgctgcccatcgctgttctcggtgtgacgtatcacttccgggttcgtcccctttcaggctcgaactttggaaacgcgattattttgtcaaatatgcaacatatttatttatttcttaatgctttatttgttggacaatttttaattacgttaaatgtgaccctatttgccattttatgaaattacatTTGGTCTTCAATCTAGAGAGTTAAATAGGTaaaggtaaaaaaatatttgggctCTTATGCTTCCTCCTTACTGCCTTCACGCTAAATGACTCGCCCTTTATATCATACGACATGACGTCACAAGCCCGTCTCTcgaaaccaaacaaacaaatcgcAAGCCTGTCTTATAGAAACAAATCAAATAATCCCCAACCAACATGCATAATTAACAGAACGTTATTTAGGCTTCTACAACATGTTTCACAAAGGACCCTGGAGGGGGCACAAGTCCGGTAagtaagcgtgtgtgtgtgggggggatgcgcagcacatcacatgagtgacacgaccaaacactgctaagatatgtgctaactacacatatggtaaaaaaatatcacacacTGTTAACTGAAACTATCATCATGTTCTCGTctagtcagatgaaaactggaatCCATCTTGTTGTTATAGTCTTCCAAGACatatttttagctcgtcattgtcatgaaaaaaattgttcagtgatgaaatagtttcgttatcgtcattgttgctgaaaacaacactgttccaCAGCATGCGTCCACACCTGTTTGATGATGCTCTTGACACACGGTAGTGGCAGGCCTTGGTAGTTGGACTTGATGATCCACTTGAGCAGGTGGTGACCGAGCACTTCAAACACCATGCACACATCTGGACCGAAAGTTAAAGACATACAGATGCAGAAAACGCACAAGTACATAAAAACTCTTTCATGAGCAGGATACGAATGCCGTTGACGCCAGATATCTTGAAGTCATCGATCAGCTGGACCACCATGTCTTTGTTGGGGTCGGCGGGGTCACTCTCCCTCACCTGAAGCACGGAAAAAAAGATGACGGAAGCAAAAGCGGAGGGGAAATGCAAAGAGAAGGACAGGAGAACCAATCACATGCTTACACATCGCAGTAATTTGATCTCATCCAAGGCCGTCTCGGTGTAGTGCTGTGCGCTCTTCACTACCTTCATGGCCACAAAGTTCTTCACTCTATACACATAGGCACGCATCATTAATTTCCCTCGTCACCTTCTTCACACCCCACACTTACACCAAGTCGGCAAACGTGTGAAAAAAAACGCATTAATAAGGACGCATAAACACAGTAATGATGATGCAGCAACTTATTAGCAGTCTTCTAATAATGCACATGCATATTTATGaaagttgtgtttttattaGTTACATGGTGTATAACCATTCTATTTGAAAAAGCAGATGACTTAATGTGGCTGTAGAGTCACTGTGATCCATTTTCCCTAACGAGCTCACTTTTTGTATTTTTGCCCTGGAAAATAAAACAGACAATATCAACCCTTTCGTGAaagaatatattttatatatgtatatatatatatatatatatatatatatatatatatatatatatatatatatatatatatatatatatatatatactgtcaaacgattaaaaattttaatcgcgttaattacagcttaaaaattaattaatcgtaattaatcgcaattcaaaccatccataaaatatgccatatttttctgtaaattatatatatattctgcaaaataaattgttggaatggaaagataagacacaagatggatatatacagtggggagaacaagtattttattacactgccaatgggttttcccattggtagtgtaaaataaaatacttgttctctccactgtacattcaacatacggtacataaggactgtagtgggcatttcactctactgtcatttaaatctgtctatgctgtcttcactccgaagcgtctattttttccaaagctagccagctagtgaacgacgccttaataatcagacttctccctttttcatctgatttattaataaaatagcctcaaaccattgtcctctttagaccgtcgtaaaactacaacaacaaaaagtacacaagcattgcattagcaacaacgttagcttagcatgctatgcaggttcactaaacataaacaaaaagcgtctcatacaaaaaatagaacatttcgcttactaacataatatgtacattctttacaacaaccatacttacggacaaatcttgtccaaggatcatataagcacaacattacaacgtaggtgtaagggcattttattaataaatcagatgaaaaaggaagaagtctgattattgaggcgtcgttcactagctgtctagctttggaaaaagtagacgcttcggagtgaggacagcatagacagatttaaatgacagtagagtgaaatgcccactacaatccttatgtaccgtatgttgaatgtatatatccatcttgtgtcttatctttccattccaacaatttattttacagaatatatatataatttacagaaaaatatggcatattttatagatggtttgaattgcgattaattacgattaattaatttttaagctgtaattaacttgattaaaaattttaatcgtttgacagccctagttttaatataaaatttctaaaacttgtaataacatttttcttttaagaactacaagtctttctttccatggatcattttaacagaatgttaataacgttaatgccatcttgttgatttattgttatgataaacaaatacagtccttatgtaccatatgttgaatgtatatatccatcttgtgtcttatctttccattccaacaataatttacagaaaaatatggcatattttatagatggtttgaattgcgattaattacgattaattaatttttaagctgtaatgaactcgattaaaaactttaatcgtttgacagccctaatatatatatatatatatatatatatatatatatatattttttttttaaaagtcatttagctcactggctgccattgacagcgctagacgttcaATCATTAATTATCAATTATATTATTTTGGGCCATGACCAGTGTTCAACCAGGGATCAACAACTGACGCATTGACCtggtccagtcgtttttttgtgtgtgtgtgtttttttttaacctgtcctgttcagctgcttgacacagagaatggaaatctgagtgtcagATTGGTCtgaaccaggggtcgcgttaaccgaatattttccgtcattgaccgattttttaaaacggtgacggaaaaaaactgaagtccatcagtcattttgacaggttgcaattcacaccccagaccacagggtggcgagtgagcatattaattagctcttgtctctcttgatgcatgacgtcgttggcctcactctgaaaaatgtcaaggcaactgagtgtccgaagtttcttcaaaaagccccaaaacgacgatggtgttgataaaagaggtgaaaaaagagggactgcacaagcgggcacgcaattcaagtccatgcgcaccaggaggaaagtgtgagactgcgttcaggccacagcaggtgaactgttaatttcattgttccatatgtaacctcatctgcttgatgtgtgatgatggcacggtgtggattctctgttaagcttgttcggacagaatattaatttaaaatgaatgaaaactaaatactattgaatatgttgaagcggtaagcaatgttaagagttttgttagctcgaattgctgtgtccagccgctgtagctctgctgctctctgtgaactctctattcaagtcggaacgcgcgcggctcttaagtgtctctgtcacgtgactgtgtcgtagccggtaacgcgctcggccaaatggacacacaagtacggaaggtgaattatgccaaacaaagggtcaccataatgtcattatcatcattttaaaaatttaagtgacgggtaaaaatagattatgaccggatttttattaccctgtcagtcaaaatgacagacaacgaaaaagtctagcgcaacctctggtctgaACAgtgtttaatgtatcacatgggagtatggcatactcccattgtgattattCAACATGCCTTGTTTAGTAGtagaaagcagtgaacaggaaggagtTATGGGAGGAAGACggaaagaaggagagagagacataAGAggtacaaacaacaacaataaatacattgaacgcctacactaactatgaatatgttggggcTCTCGTTAGCCAGTGGTATTTcgagttgacaccatgtggggtgcCTGACAAACAAGGTAAAAAGAAGAGGGGGGGGAGAGTCAGAAAGATACGTATTTGGGAGGGGtgtagtgtacacaaatcagccatgtgaggtgtagtggtacctcgacatacgattgcttcgacacatgattttttttcgacatccgacataaaatttgattcGCCATTTGtgtctacatccgacaacatgctcgaaatctgacgatttatgacagcgccgcagttactTTGTTTTACCGCATGACTGACGGACACCGGATTTTCTtgcgagagaaatcaacatgggttccaagaatgttagtgcaggtgacataaaaaggaaaaatgtgaggcttaccatggaaatgataaaaaaaaaaaaatgagcatgGTGGGAGCGTCCGTGAACTGACTTGACAATACCGCTGTAGAATGTCTAGAATCTTGATAGTCCTCCTCCAACATCCGTTCGTTCTTTATAAggttacaattattattgtggtaacatcgccaaaaagtccccagcttcgtcaggtttttaatcatttatttcagaacttgtgcaacaaaacatgcCTATTGTCCACAGCAGCtggacaaagtgaaagtaataaGTCCTccttcactctgtcaagtcagccatgtGGTGTGttaaggtacaccacgcaaaacacatccaccacattaaaaccccattcgttacattattacagttattattattactattattattatattattattctgattttttattcgtaatttatttgttttgctctgtgtaattgctatttgcactaGAACCagtagcatttattaaggatttagtgtaggttttcaggctgtggaattaatgggattataatgtattcttataggaaaatcctgctcgacgtaGGACTATTTCGACTAAcagacaaggtcctggaacgaattaactttgtatgtagaggtatcattagtgctacaacgattaatcgattaactcgagtattcgattagaaaaaaatatttgaataaaattgtattgcttcgagtattcgtttaattaaagtggtgttgtaatggtttattttgaaagtgtttgcatttagttttattaattagggtgaatacactgccctctggtctgcctcatttcacatggctgaacccaactgctccctgttaaaaccaacataagctaagtttttgcttgagctaatgttttttaatgcattcgtaattttgtttatagatatatttagccgtttttgtgggagtATGTGTTTAAAtcttttgttaagagcattggttaaaagacaaaaaaaagtttgcattttatagcatttaagctagcggactttaccGTTTACCGTTTAccttaccgtttgaggctaagctcaggtattttaatttttcatgttctttatacgattactcaattattcgaactaactagttcatctaataatcgaccactaaaataatcgatggcTGCAACcctaggtatcactgtatttgtgtgaatccccttGTGAGTGCGAGTATGCTGGCATCCAATTCTATGCAATCTGATCGTTAATCCTGACTCCCGAGTTTTACTACTTGAGTGTCTAATTacacctagtcatgcgtgaatcccatcaaaCGAGATAGTCGTGCAGATGAGTGGAAATGTCGGCGGGATACCCCAGAGCCGTGGCCCTTCCCCAGCCAATTTCTCCTCTTGCAGCCCAGCAAGGGGGCTGCTGTCATCCCCACGGGATCCAGCGTGGTTCCCCAGGCcatccgcgcccccatcaacaGGCCTTCAGGGTTGGGAGGAGGGGGCACGCCACCACCCCAGCACACCCACCCGGTCCACGAGCCACCGTCAcagcccccaaccggcacggcacaccGCGGGGATGCCCAGCAGCAGCAGGGCAGGATCCACAACCGGAGCAGGCAATACCCAGCCGACCCGCCGGcaaccagccagcgacccgcgctgGAGAGCAGGGAGGACGCCCAGGTAGAAAAGAGgggggaaggcggaagcaggagagcgCCGAGATTGGAGCCCTGACCTCTCCCacccccgcggccggcagcccaggcagagaggagaccacgccccaggagccacgtcatagaaaaagtgtgggacccacgtaccgccctattactgtggctgccaggtaggGTCAGTGGTTTTGACAGTGGGGCGAGTGAACTTCAAAAGCTTTCCCTGATTGTCTACCCCTGATacttagagttttttttttttctttttaaatgaccaaaaatagcttAAGtgtttttgaatagctgtccactgtagtgaccaaggTCGCTGAAAGGGTTAATTTTCAATAATATAAATCCGTTTTGGGGCAATCTTAAAATAACTACTTGCCCTTTGAAGGCTCCTTTATCTTTACGAAAATCACACTCAAAACCCAAAGTCCAAAACATTGGGGCAATTGTGATGTGGGCAAGAGCAGATGTGAccataatatgttaaaaaaGCTCAAGAACTTTTACGTTTTAAAATATTACTTAACATACTGCCTACAGTAAAAACTGGCGCTTTTTCAAGTTATACTTTGTTACTTCTGGAAAATATTTTACTATTAGAGACTTCACCGTTGAATTTGTGCTAAGGCATGTGTAGCATTAACACAAAAAATCTAAGTGGGGATCGTTGCTTATTGACGATAAAGACTGATTACTTGGTGCTCTGCATGTAAGCTACGCCAAGTCACTGTACTTCCATTACTGTAATTAACACCGATGACGTGGGTAAATACGTTTGCGTGTGAGTGTGTTAGAAAACTGACACTTGGGTCatgtcacgcaaaaaaaaaaaaaaaaaaaaaaactgccacgatAGTGCAAACGTGCacagtgtgtgcatgtgtgtgtgtgtttttgcagtgaaaAGTGCTTCACTCACTGTATGTCCCAGCACAGCCATACTGTGGAGAAATGGCCCCACCCCAGCTTCCTTATCACATGGTATCTTGCGTTGAACAAATCCCCGATCTTGACCGGATGGTAGCCTCCTGAGacacaaaataagaaaaaaggTGGTCTTATTAAATGTGTTTTAGGTGGATTTTATTGAACAAAATTCAGAATATTGTAACACATATAAGCTATAGATCCGAGCTGTCAAACTCACATGCCACACTGTATTTATGTTTTCCTTCGGAGGGGCATGTTGTCTACcagctagaaactgcaatttctggagaaattactctgggtctttgctctgtggagatacacatTTTAGCCCAGCCTAGATtgctttggggacatttcggggacattttcaggtcacttcctgttgatttggggacattttgggggcgtggcctggtcaaatGAGGACATTTGGGACGTTTGAGGGGGCGTAGCCTCATCATTGCAGTTCATTTGgaaacatttgggggcgtggcctggtcatatcaggtcattagggaacatttgggggcgtggcctggtcatattaggtcatttggtAACATTCGGGGGGCgtatcctggtcatatcaggtcatttggcaaCATTTGGAGGGTGTGGCCTAGTTAcaacaggtcatttggggacatttgggggcgtgccctattgatatctggtcattttcctgttgatttggtgacattgttttgatcacacaaaaaaaaaatttcgacgtccatggccgtcaatggcattaacttACAACTAGGGTTGCCACATCTAATCGATGATCAACTATtttagtattctttttttttttttttttttagcaacatTGTTGAAAAGTAGTCACCATCCTCTTTTTTATCCTCTCAATAGCAATttgtatatttttcaatttttaaaatttcctatttttacattttttaattaagacaGAAAAGAATTAAGAaaattaaaagacaaaaaaactgtaaatatttattttcattctttttttattttaattttattcttattcattgaattttttaattatgaACATAAAAGTGGGGAAGAGTAttct from Corythoichthys intestinalis isolate RoL2023-P3 chromosome 5, ASM3026506v1, whole genome shotgun sequence carries:
- the LOC130916822 gene encoding uncharacterized protein LOC130916822 isoform X3, which produces MVLIKEVKKEGLHKRARNSSPCAPGGKCETAFRPQQPSKGAAVIPTGSSVVPQAIRAPINRPSGLGGGGTPPPQHTHPVHEPPSQPPTGTAHRGDAQQQQGRIHNRSRQYPADPPATSQRPALESREDAQVEKRGEGGSRRAPRLEP
- the LOC130916822 gene encoding acidic proline-rich protein PRP25-like isoform X1 — translated: MPCLVVESSEQEGVMGGRRKEGERDIRAQQGGCCHPHGIQRGSPGHPRPHQQAFRVGRRGHATTPAHPPGPRATVTAPNRHGTPRGCPAAAGQDPQPEQAIPSRPAGNQPATRAGEQGGRPGRKEGGRRKQESAEIGALTSPTPAAGSPGREETTPQEPRHRKSVGPTYRPITVAARPLQ
- the LOC130916822 gene encoding acidic proline-rich protein PRP25-like isoform X2, with product MGGRRKEGERDIRAQQGGCCHPHGIQRGSPGHPRPHQQAFRVGRRGHATTPAHPPGPRATVTAPNRHGTPRGCPAAAGQDPQPEQAIPSRPAGNQPATRAGEQGGRPGRKEGGRRKQESAEIGALTSPTPAAGSPGREETTPQEPRHRKSVGPTYRPITVAARPLQ